The Thermoflexus sp. genome contains the following window.
TCGGCCTCTGGCGTTTTTCGAATCCGAGGGCGTGATCCTGCTCCCTGCCTGAACCTCGCGAGGCGGCGCCGTCGCCTTCCGGCGCGCCGCAGCGATCACCGGCCGAGGGGCAACGCCCAGGGAAACGCACCATGGTGTTGTGGGGGAAGCGTGACGGCGAGCGATGGCAGACCCTCTACGGACACATCCGGGACAGCCTGGCCGTCGCGGAAGCCCTCACCCGACGGTCCGGCTTCCTCGGGTTCTGCCGCCGCCATGGATTTGACGCGGATCATGTCCGCCAGATCATCGGGCTGGTCGTCCTCTTTCACGATGCGGGGAAAGGCACCGCCCCCTTCCAGGAAGCGCTGGAGGCCGATCGAACCTCCTGGAATTTCCCCCACGCCCTGGCGGCTTTGCCGCTGATGGACATGGCCTGGCGGAAGGCCTCTTTCCCCAAGCTGCTGAAAGAAGCCCCCATCCTTGAGGTGCTCGCGGTCGCTGCCCACCACACGGAGCTACATCGGGATCTCTACCAGAACCTCCCGGATCCCCACAAACGGCTCAGCTTCCTCCCCGCGCTCCAGGAGATCCTGCGTCGGCTCTACGAGGAGACTGCTCTGATCTGGGGATGGACCGCTGCGTTCCCGGACCTGCCGCTGGATGAGCTCTCGCGGCGCACGCTGGGCGAGCTGTCGAAAGCGTTGCTGAGGATACGAGAGAGGATAACTCAGCAAGTCGCCGGGATGTCAATGGAAGAGCAGGCGCGCTTCCGCGCCTGTTACGTGGCGCTCCTCGCCTATCTGAAGGCGGCAGATAAAGCGGCCAGCCGCGTCTTCGCTGAGCGGGCCCGCCCGGGGGAGAACGGCCCGCTGCTCCCCTTCCCCCTCCCGGAGGCGGAACTCGAATCTTTTCTTCCCGATTGGCCGTCGGATGCC
Protein-coding sequences here:
- a CDS encoding CRISPR-associated endonuclease Cas3''; translated protein: MVLWGKRDGERWQTLYGHIRDSLAVAEALTRRSGFLGFCRRHGFDADHVRQIIGLVVLFHDAGKGTAPFQEALEADRTSWNFPHALAALPLMDMAWRKASFPKLLKEAPILEVLAVAAHHTELHRDLYQNLPDPHKRLSFLPALQEILRRLYEETALIWGWTAAFPDLPLDELSRRTLGELSKALLRIRERITQQVAGMSMEEQARFRACYVALLAYLKAADKAASRVFAERARPGENGPLLPFPLPEAELESFLPDWPSDAGERLREALPPGKDWFDYQKELWEASFRWGMVRAPCGRG